The sequence below is a genomic window from Oreochromis niloticus isolate F11D_XX linkage group LG3, O_niloticus_UMD_NMBU, whole genome shotgun sequence.
AAGCTAAAATGTTGGCACATAAATTCTGCATGTGCATAGATGATGTTAAAGTGGCCCTTTTTCAAGCctgttttacctgtttttatACGGCTCATTTGTAGTGTAATTACAGTAAAGCCATAATGAAAAGGTTGCAGGTGGCTTTTCAGGATGCATTTAGATTGTTTTGTCTTTggtgatttatttgtttgttgttgtttcatttttaatgatatgAACTAATtacatttgaaataaataaaagtgatatTATAATGAAGAACGTGTCAAAACGTTCCAGCATTACTCCTATGCAGAACTGCCCATTCCGGTATTGTGAGTATTTTAGCCGGCAGGTGACATTGTGGGCTGACAGGTTTTGTTAGCGTGTAATTTTTCTTGCAAGAAAATTATCAATAATTTTATGTTATCTGTGTGAACATCGtcaaaacaaaatgtgttcAAGTTCAAAGCAACTGGCAATGGAAACAAGTAATGTTGTTACACCTGTTTTTTTAGCTTGATAttgcttttatacttttttagttttataagaaagttttaaaagttttaaaatacaaaCTCTTGGACACAGTTCATACAGTTCTGTTAGGCAAAATTATAATGCAACTAAAACTTTGGGCTTTCgcattttttcattaaaaaagcaTTGCTTtctgacaaaacatttttgggCAGAGTCTTGGAGGAGAATGTGAGTAATTCTGTAGGGACGTGGTGGACAAAGGTGATAATAACAAAGGAAAGAAGAGAACTAGAGGTATGTAAAGAGAGAACTGATTAGCACAATATGGTTGTGATCATTCGTGATTGTGTTGTCTCTGATATTTTTGTGTTAAACAGCAACAGGCCATCGAACTAAAGCAGTTAAATGTGTTATAATTATAACTTAAGAATATGACAATGATGCAATAatttctgaaatgctgtgtgAAGTGATCTTTTTCAATCTTCTGTATACCCAGGCCAGCCATTGTTGGCACTGCAAACTTAGCTCTTTGTTGTTTCCATGTACCAAGCTAGAAAGCACAAAAACTTTGCCCCATCAAGGGTTTCCATTCTGCTCATGTATACAGTGTAGGCTTACACATAGCAGCTCACCATTCTGCAGGTGTGTAATGTCACCTGTCACACTTTAAACCCTTtgaaaaccccaaaacaatcTCCACATCCCATTATCGTCAGAAGTGTAGTTGGCAGCACACGGTGGAAGTTGACAGTTTTTGTTAGTGTGTAATTTTCTTGATAGAAAGCTTGTcatccttttttcttctcttttctgagcaaacatttttttaaataaactgtatGCAAAATCTAAACCAGGAAAAAGATGTAAGTTAGTTAAAGTAAATAACCTAAAATATTGTGTGTCAGGCTGTAGAAACCCTGAAATCTGTGAACTGTAAGATGGATTCATAAATCATTCTGAATCTTATATAATcaatattcttcttttttaattatttttttaaagacattcacCAGAAAAAGCCCATTAACTAATACAAAAGACAAACCCCAACCTCATCATCAAACTATTTGACGAACCATAGTTTATTAAGAATAAGCATATTTAAAACAGCAATGAAATCATAAGAAATAAGAAATCACATTTCTGCTCATGATTTCAtgaaaaaaggaacattttttaaaaacagcagtatTATTTTTTCATATCTTTAGAGTAAACAAAAAAGGTGGTTTATAACCCTTAAACAAAAACTTTATAACATTACCTGTTAGGCCACATGTATCCAATGACTTCAAACTTGCCAATACTACTATACTACTGTAAATGAAACAGAAACTAACtgcaatattaataataattatgacagtaataacaatgataataataatgaaagattATAGCCGAGTCTTACAATCTGTTATGAAGTTGTGTGACAAGTCTGACTTCCCGTTTTCCACAGTATTACTTTAAATGCATTCCTTCACTCCCCTCAAGCACAGTCTGCCTGAAGGTTTCTTTTAAGGCTGGTTCATGTATCTGTCGCAAGGCTCTAGTGAGTAAAGAAAGACTAAAAGGGTGGTGCTAAGGAAagattttacttacttacagGGTAAGACAGTGTAAAAGAGGTTATCgacaggagagaaagaaagttTGATTGTCTTTGACTATTTATCTGTGggcatatgtatatatatatgtgtgtgtgtgtgtgtgtgtgtgtaagacaCAATTTCtagttatatatacatatatatctacatatataatgtagaatatatatatactggAGGTGCGGGTATACAAGTCTGGCCTAAGTCTTCGGTCAGAAAGACTGCAGCAGTCCAGGAGTTGAGTTCACTGTCTTTAATTAAGCTTCACAGAAGAACTGGTTACAGCAGGGCTTGCCAGGATAAATCCAACTGTGCTGCAGCCAGATATGAACTTATAACTGTAGCAGATGCAGTATAGGTGATTATAAGCATGGTTTTCTGGAAACAGAAACAGGTAATACTATAATTAGCAGGGTTAAAAATAACTAAGTAACAATCAGAACATATCATCTACTCAGGCACAGCAATATTTTACAATGTCCACAAGGGGTCACCGTAAGACCACAAGTTGGCTAAATAGCACATATATTCCCAGTTGCTAGTACTAAGGCAAGAATGTGGCAAGCTAGCAACAGCTAAATTAAGCAATAAACAACAGAGAAATCCTTTAACCACGGGATGTAATCATTGGAGGAGATTCTGGCCACTGATATGAACTTAGTGCAAATtaactaaataattaaataaacctaCTAACGTGATATCAGGGTACCGAGGCATAACTTTAGATttaaacatgcacaaacaactATGACTATTATCGTACCAGTTAACAAAGGTGAACTTACAGATACATTAACGCATACGGAATCACACAAACTGCGTTACAACTCCCATGCTCCGTCGCTGCGCCTCTCGTCTCTTACTCCCACTCTCCCTCTGCATGATGCGCACATGATCAATGATGCGCTCATTTGGGTGCGCTTGATTCTTGCCTCTAACCATCCTGAGGCTGAGTCAGCAGGGAATTtgcacatataaatatatatattcctTAGACTTGGTcgttttaaatttaaacatgTGATTATTATATTTAATCACAGTTACTAGATTACTCTAAGTTTCTATCAATCCAAATTTCTTCTTTTGATAAACGCTTTTCTACTGTTAAAACTTTCTTAAAAATGCTCACTGCAtatataaatgttattttgGCAGTTATCTCAATgatgaaactgttttttaaaataatgttaaaaacaTATAATAAGCACTTGCTGGTGGGTGCAGTGAGTCTCACTATCAAGCTGTCACCAAAAGAACACtttgttttctgaaatgttTGACAAAATAACATTATTGGCTGATCTGTGAATCAGGAAACCTATAATCTCCTGATCATTACTAAAGCCTGCATTACAAAGCAACAGTAACAATTACTTTCCATTAACAGgataaaaaatgcattttgtggACAAACTGATATAACAAGGCTAGATTACAACATCACTGAGCACTGAGTTATTTGATCAGTTACATTGGGTAAACGTTTTATGTAAAATGTATCAACATCATCAACAACAGACAGGaatttaaaaatgctaaaaaataaagttgataggttgttaaaataatatttcaaaGTTTTGGCAAAAGTGTTGTTTTTCAGTTGGAAGAAATTACTTCCTACTTCCGAATATTTCTCACAGATAGTCATCAGCTGCACTAAACTGGTTtgtttaacatatttgtgtttgtctttgaaCTTTCAGGTTGTCAGTCACAGCAGCCTGGTAAGTAAAAAAACAATCTTAAAAGTTCTTCACGTCTCaagtttatttttctaattACTGTCTGCTGTACTGTAATTAGAGAAACTATACAGTTCAGTCATCATTTTCATCAAATGGTTTAATTAACTATCATAACATGTACAACATAGGAAAAACAAGTCTCAGTTGAAGGAAATTGAAAGCTAAAAAGTAGTCAGCGTATACGTAGCTAGATAAGTCCGTATCTTTGGATCAGACTAATCCTGCCAGAGAAGGTCAGTGTCATCATTCACCTTCAAATAGTTTTAATGTTGCGGTTGATCAGTGCACTCAGTGTTTAACTGCCATCTCTGTTCTTCTGTCAGCCTGTGGCAGAGCTGTTAGAAACAGCAGAATCATAGGAGGTCAAGATGCAACACCAGGAAGTTGGTCATGGCACGCCCTTGTAGTAACTTATGGACCTTATGGATATAAACAGTGTGGAGGTTCCCTAATCACCAACCAGTGGGTTTTGACAGCTGCTCGGTGCATACCAATGTGAGTCACTGTTGAActtagaaaaattaaaaattttggTGAAGATGCTGATGATTGCTAATAGTAACCATCATGTGTAGTGCATGACGGTTGTTGCTTACAATTACTTTCATGTTTCTTTACAACCAGACTTATTTTTTAGTTCTTGAATATGGACTACCACTCGATTTACCAtctatgaaaatgatttttttgtgtgtcaagTTCAAGTAACAACACTGTGGTTCATCTGGGACGCTACAACCAGTCAGGCTTAAATCCAAATGAGGTGACTCAGAAAGTGAAAGAAACCATCTGCCATCCTGCATTTTCCTTTTACTGCTGGACGTATGAGAATGACATTTGTCtcctgaagctgtctgctcctGTGAATTTCACAGACTACATTCAGCCCATTTGCTTAGCCTCAGAAAAAAGCACTTTCCACAATGGGACAAGCAGCAGGGTCACCGGTTTTGGTTACGATGATAGTAAGTTACAaaatacttatttatttatttatttattgaacaaTGCTGATGATTGATTTCTTAAAAAGCTCTTTTTCTCTCCAATTAGGTTATCGATTTTCCAATATCCTGCAGGAAGTTAATGTACCAATATTGGGAAACAATGAGTGCAGATGCCACTTTgaaaactactactactactactggcTCCCACAGATTACAGAGAATGTTACCTGCACTGGACCCAAAGTTGGATGGAAGGGCCCATTT
It includes:
- the LOC100707912 gene encoding chymotrypsin-like protease CTRL-1 produces the protein RGEHEEKVQGQEEPGCQSQQPACGRAVRNSRIIGGQDATPGSWSWHALVVTYGPYGYKQCGGSLITNQWVLTAARCIPISSNNTVVHLGRYNQSGLNPNEVTQKVKETICHPAFSFYCWTYENDICLLKLSAPVNFTDYIQPICLASEKSTFHNGTSSRVTGFGYDDSYRFSNILQEVNVPILGNNECRCHFENYYYYYWLPQITENVTCTGPKVGWKGPFYGDEGEPLMIKAGSLWVQSGVQSYSYGCGGLSIYTRVSQYQKWISDTVTGTPPGFVTFSSPGTDSDLNFTCPTSPPPSYNIFYDNVSISNPLFPSTDGSVFGSSENLFHLTHVTSLCVLVALLHAFVVSGM